Proteins encoded in a region of the Acidobacteriota bacterium genome:
- a CDS encoding ATP synthase subunit I — MSEPDDLRTPDAAELIPSQHRRLLILMAVLGAVAAIAGAIFSSIRFGAGIAVGVLLAFVSYFWLRYSLKKVFESTPEGERPRISALRYLARYFALGAVIAVIYVSDVLPIVPVILGMAAFGFAVVAEGLIQIFLSFSNRKDI; from the coding sequence ATGAGCGAACCGGACGATCTCCGTACGCCGGACGCGGCTGAACTGATACCGAGCCAGCATCGGCGGCTGCTTATCTTGATGGCTGTGCTTGGCGCGGTCGCGGCGATTGCCGGGGCGATCTTTAGCTCGATAAGGTTCGGGGCGGGAATTGCGGTCGGGGTTCTGCTCGCATTTGTTAGCTATTTCTGGCTTCGATACTCGCTCAAGAAGGTTTTTGAAAGTACGCCCGAAGGCGAGCGTCCGCGTATCTCGGCCCTTAGATATTTGGCCCGGTACTTTGCTCTCGGTGCGGTCATCGCGGTTATCTACGTAAGCGATGTGCTGCCGATCGTTCCGGTAATTCTCGGTATGGCCGCGTTCGGCTTTGCCGTAGTCGCGGAAGGTTTGATACAGATTTTTTTAAGCTTCTCTAACAGGAAGGATATTTAA
- a CDS encoding glycosyltransferase: protein MIIQLLLLFLSILLVWFSFKSFRGGVEYLRFFREELTKPPSEWEPMVTIIAPCKGVDEGMLANFDALLDQDLPEYEVIFVIDDADDPAAGVIEQAWQEAERHVKLVVAPKANGSSQKVENLREGVLHADPRSEVFVFVDSDARPSPGWLRALVAPLRDETIGAATGYRWFISEEPTLASELRSAWNASIASALGPNEKSNFTWGGSMAIRRDTFERIGMRDKWQSTLSDDFAVTRAMRSAGLRIHFVPQALTASVESCTFRELFEFTNRQMKITRVYMPQLWLMSFFGSGLFNLVMAAAILIAILSKANGVPVWAALATLFLVSFFSVGKAVLRLYAVRLALPQFGPELRRQQFSQYTLWLFTPAIFFANCVAALLSREIIWRGTRYRLVSHEATAVFPKHQ, encoded by the coding sequence ATGATCATCCAGTTGCTGCTACTTTTTTTGTCGATTCTGCTCGTCTGGTTCAGCTTTAAGTCGTTCCGCGGCGGTGTTGAGTATCTGCGTTTCTTTCGCGAGGAGCTGACGAAGCCGCCTTCGGAGTGGGAACCGATGGTCACGATCATCGCTCCGTGCAAGGGTGTTGACGAGGGGATGCTCGCGAACTTCGACGCTTTGCTCGATCAGGACCTGCCCGAGTATGAGGTCATCTTTGTCATCGACGACGCGGACGACCCGGCCGCCGGCGTGATCGAGCAGGCGTGGCAGGAGGCCGAGCGGCACGTCAAATTGGTCGTCGCACCGAAAGCGAACGGATCGAGCCAAAAGGTCGAGAACCTTCGCGAAGGTGTTCTCCATGCCGACCCGAGAAGCGAGGTTTTCGTTTTTGTTGATTCCGATGCACGCCCCTCGCCCGGCTGGCTGCGTGCCCTCGTCGCACCGCTCCGCGATGAAACCATCGGTGCCGCGACCGGTTACCGCTGGTTCATCTCCGAAGAGCCGACGCTCGCCTCCGAACTTCGCTCGGCATGGAACGCTTCGATCGCTTCTGCGCTCGGCCCGAACGAGAAAAGCAATTTCACCTGGGGCGGTTCGATGGCCATCCGCCGCGACACGTTTGAACGCATCGGGATGCGCGACAAATGGCAGAGCACGCTTTCCGACGATTTTGCCGTTACGCGGGCGATGCGTTCTGCGGGGCTTCGCATCCATTTTGTACCGCAGGCGCTAACCGCTTCGGTCGAAAGCTGCACTTTCCGCGAGCTTTTCGAATTCACGAACCGCCAGATGAAGATCACGCGGGTCTATATGCCGCAGCTTTGGCTGATGTCATTCTTTGGCTCGGGGCTTTTCAATCTCGTCATGGCCGCGGCGATCCTGATCGCCATTCTGAGCAAGGCCAACGGCGTTCCCGTCTGGGCGGCTCTCGCAACTCTGTTTCTTGTCTCATTCTTTTCCGTCGGCAAGGCCGTGCTTCGCCTCTACGCCGTCCGGCTCGCCCTGCCGCAGTTCGGGCCCGAGCTTCGCCGCCAGCAGTTCTCGCAGTACACGCTCTGGCTCTTCACACCGGCGATCTTCTTCGCAAATTGCGTCGCCGCTCTGCTCTCGCGGGAGATCATTTGGAGGGGCACGCGGTACCGTCTTGTCTCTCACGAAGCGACGGCCGTTTTCCCCAAACATCAATAA
- a CDS encoding ATP synthase F0 subunit C: MNKIKQIAYAVLTIALVALPAMAQGAADNDSTVASYKAIAAGLGFGLAAGLAAIGQGLVGSRAAEGAARNPGAASTVQTIMIIALALIESLVLFALLIVFVKL, encoded by the coding sequence ATGAACAAGATCAAACAGATCGCCTACGCGGTCCTTACCATCGCTCTCGTCGCCCTGCCGGCAATGGCACAGGGTGCGGCCGACAACGACTCGACCGTTGCGTCGTATAAGGCAATCGCGGCCGGACTCGGCTTCGGCCTCGCCGCCGGCCTCGCCGCTATCGGCCAGGGACTCGTCGGTTCGCGTGCGGCCGAAGGCGCAGCCCGCAACCCGGGCGCAGCTTCGACCGTTCAGACCATCATGATCATCGCGCTCGCACTTATCGAGTCGCTCGTGCTCTTCGCACTGCTCATCGTCTTCGTTAAGCTTTAA
- a CDS encoding serine/threonine protein kinase: MAYDLTGQTVAEKFKLIGLVKSGPEGDLYRAENTLIEKPVTLLVLPADADAKARESFRKNAKTASAAEHPNMLNVLDFGIDGSGISYAVCDAANPETLGQAIARGGKMPVENAVEIGKQIAAALETLHASGRTHGNLTADNILLSEVAESAAIAKVAGIGSLGPLERTGDVLAAAPSELAYLAPELCSGTDSPDALSDIYSAGVVIYEMMAGTVPFSGEKPTDVLLKHIEEPPPPLSAFRSDLPPTLEPVILKALSKSPEMRQQSGAELMGELSAAFGDSPAAVVQEPAKKNNFWATAAMVLIGTAALGGALIYATWSPKTDPATALQPDANGLPVQPINPATGTEEQQLAVMPAYSLDGNSNMSLSAPDTMPGGDGYNPWATGVPPPGAPSYVPPGGEMYNIDPRTGSPFMPPDGGVILVPVPANVNTQPTGSPSPGRNANVNTNTRPTTPANTANTAPAATPRPAASPRNTPPPTRTPAPSRDDGPSGDEPGR; encoded by the coding sequence ATGGCTTACGACCTTACAGGACAGACCGTTGCCGAGAAATTCAAGCTTATCGGGCTGGTTAAGAGCGGCCCGGAGGGCGACCTTTATCGTGCCGAAAACACACTGATCGAAAAGCCGGTGACGCTTCTCGTACTGCCGGCCGACGCCGATGCGAAGGCTCGCGAGAGCTTTCGTAAGAATGCGAAGACCGCCTCGGCGGCCGAGCACCCGAACATGCTTAACGTGCTCGATTTCGGCATCGACGGCTCCGGCATTTCATACGCCGTCTGCGATGCCGCCAACCCGGAAACGCTTGGCCAGGCCATCGCCCGCGGCGGGAAGATGCCGGTTGAGAATGCGGTCGAGATCGGCAAGCAGATCGCCGCCGCTCTTGAAACGCTCCACGCCTCGGGCCGTACGCACGGCAACCTGACCGCTGACAATATTTTACTTTCCGAAGTGGCCGAATCTGCTGCTATCGCCAAGGTCGCCGGCATCGGTTCGCTCGGCCCGCTTGAGCGGACGGGCGACGTGCTCGCAGCCGCTCCGTCGGAACTCGCTTATCTCGCACCCGAATTGTGTTCCGGAACAGATTCGCCCGATGCTCTTTCTGATATTTATTCGGCCGGCGTGGTGATCTATGAAATGATGGCCGGTACGGTTCCTTTTTCAGGCGAGAAGCCGACCGATGTGCTGCTCAAGCATATCGAGGAACCTCCGCCGCCGCTTTCCGCCTTTCGCTCGGACCTGCCGCCGACGCTTGAGCCGGTGATACTGAAAGCCCTTTCAAAAAGCCCCGAGATGCGTCAGCAGTCCGGTGCGGAATTGATGGGCGAGCTTTCGGCTGCCTTTGGCGATTCGCCCGCAGCGGTAGTTCAGGAACCGGCAAAGAAGAACAACTTTTGGGCAACGGCGGCGATGGTCTTGATCGGAACGGCCGCTCTCGGCGGTGCTCTGATCTATGCGACTTGGAGCCCAAAGACCGACCCGGCAACCGCGCTCCAGCCGGACGCAAATGGCCTGCCGGTCCAGCCGATCAATCCGGCGACCGGCACCGAAGAGCAGCAGCTCGCCGTGATGCCGGCCTATTCGCTCGACGGAAATTCGAACATGTCGCTTTCGGCTCCGGATACCATGCCGGGCGGCGATGGCTACAACCCCTGGGCGACAGGCGTTCCGCCTCCGGGTGCTCCGAGCTATGTGCCGCCGGGCGGCGAGATGTATAACATCGACCCGCGGACCGGCAGCCCCTTTATGCCACCGGATGGCGGCGTGATACTCGTGCCCGTGCCGGCAAATGTGAATACGCAGCCCACTGGCTCGCCGAGCCCCGGCCGCAACGCGAATGTGAACACCAACACTCGCCCGACAACGCCCGCGAACACCGCGAATACCGCTCCGGCCGCGACGCCGCGTCCCGCCGCCTCGCCGCGAAACACGCCTCCACCCACCCGAACGCCCGCACCGTCGCGGGACGATGGGCCTTCAGGCGATGAGCCCGGCCGATAG
- a CDS encoding 3-deoxy-D-manno-octulosonic acid transferase translates to MYFIYSILLSTAFVLMLPLFLVRREKYAAGFKQRLGNYPEFKHDGRKVIWLHCVSVGEANAARPLVDGLLSEFPGHRVVISTTTRTGQQLAEKIFAGKAEAVFYFPFDWKFSVRRALNHFKPAAVLLMETEIWPRFISEAKQSGAKVAIVNGRLSERSFGRYGKVNGFLKRVLADVDLALMQGGDDANRLISLGLAAAKAKVTGNIKFDIADDPREQEIAAELNARFRFDDGRPVIAAASTHEPEERWLLDAFCSILAGEAKKKPRLVIAPRHPERFGDVARLLREFRDDEACEFKRYRTARRSDAPSDADTEADIILLDSIGELRALYQLTSIAFVGGSLIPHGGQSVLEPAAAGNAIITGPHTFNFADVMRVFLKNNAVIRLPEQSNEAIPDDLFMHISDLLEEPEERAELARNARAVIEANRGATERSVLELSHLLEALRK, encoded by the coding sequence ATGTACTTCATCTACAGCATCTTGCTTTCGACCGCATTCGTGCTGATGCTGCCGCTGTTCCTCGTGCGGCGGGAGAAGTATGCCGCGGGGTTCAAGCAACGGCTCGGAAATTATCCCGAATTCAAACACGACGGCCGGAAGGTCATTTGGCTCCACTGCGTCTCGGTCGGCGAGGCGAATGCGGCACGGCCGCTGGTCGATGGACTGCTCAGCGAATTTCCCGGCCATCGAGTAGTGATCTCAACCACAACAAGGACCGGGCAGCAGCTCGCGGAGAAGATCTTTGCAGGCAAGGCTGAGGCCGTTTTCTACTTCCCTTTCGATTGGAAATTCTCTGTCCGGCGGGCTCTGAACCACTTCAAGCCCGCGGCTGTTCTGCTGATGGAGACCGAGATCTGGCCGCGGTTCATCAGCGAAGCGAAGCAGAGCGGGGCGAAGGTCGCGATAGTCAACGGCCGGCTATCCGAGCGTTCGTTCGGACGATATGGAAAGGTGAACGGCTTTTTGAAACGCGTGCTCGCGGACGTGGATCTCGCCCTGATGCAGGGCGGTGACGACGCCAACCGCCTCATCTCGCTCGGGCTCGCCGCCGCAAAAGCGAAGGTAACCGGGAACATAAAATTTGACATCGCCGATGACCCACGGGAGCAGGAAATCGCAGCGGAGCTAAACGCACGCTTTCGGTTCGATGACGGCCGGCCGGTCATCGCCGCCGCAAGCACACACGAACCCGAAGAGCGATGGCTGCTCGATGCCTTTTGCTCGATTCTTGCGGGCGAAGCGAAGAAAAAACCGCGGCTCGTGATCGCCCCGAGGCACCCGGAAAGGTTCGGTGATGTGGCTCGGCTGCTTCGTGAATTTCGCGACGACGAAGCTTGCGAATTCAAGCGCTATCGCACCGCCCGGCGGAGCGATGCACCGAGCGATGCAGACACCGAAGCCGACATCATCTTGCTCGATTCGATCGGTGAGCTGCGTGCTCTTTATCAGCTGACGTCGATCGCGTTCGTCGGCGGTTCGCTCATACCGCACGGCGGCCAGAGCGTGCTCGAACCCGCGGCCGCAGGTAATGCCATCATTACCGGCCCGCATACGTTCAATTTTGCCGACGTGATGCGTGTCTTCCTCAAGAACAACGCCGTCATCCGGCTTCCCGAACAATCGAACGAGGCCATTCCCGACGACCTCTTTATGCATATTTCGGACCTGCTCGAAGAACCCGAGGAACGCGCTGAACTTGCCCGAAATGCCCGGGCTGTGATCGAAGCGAACCGCGGAGCAACGGAGAGATCGGTCTTGGAGTTAAGCCACCTCCTAGAGGCTCTGAGAAAATGA
- a CDS encoding MoxR family ATPase encodes MLQYTPNTIAHILNELRKTIVGQDEVIEQILVAILAEGHALLEGVPGTAKTLMVKTLAEIIGARFSRIQFTPDLMPSDITGTNVFNMQTSEFTLRHGPIFTDILLADEINRTPPKTQAALLEAMEERQSTIDGERYQLSPLFTVLATENPIEYEGTYPLPEAQLDRFLLKIIIDYPQEADEREIVARWDSGFNSHHLEQLDIRPLEDAAAISHCRHEVRNMRMEPGVQKYIVDIVRRTRSHPTILYGASPRASIALLLCSKALAAIRGRDFPTPDDVRDIARPVLRHRLALRAEAELEGATTDAVISDILKTIEVPR; translated from the coding sequence ATGCTGCAATATACACCCAATACCATCGCACATATTTTGAACGAACTGCGGAAGACCATCGTCGGCCAGGACGAGGTCATCGAGCAGATCTTGGTGGCAATTCTTGCCGAGGGCCACGCACTGCTCGAGGGCGTTCCCGGCACGGCGAAGACGCTGATGGTCAAGACGCTGGCCGAGATAATCGGCGCGCGGTTCTCGCGTATTCAGTTCACGCCTGACCTGATGCCCTCGGACATCACCGGCACGAACGTCTTCAATATGCAGACGTCCGAGTTCACGCTTCGCCACGGGCCGATCTTTACGGACATCCTGCTCGCCGACGAGATCAACCGGACACCGCCGAAGACCCAGGCCGCTTTGCTTGAGGCGATGGAGGAGCGGCAGTCGACCATCGACGGCGAGCGGTATCAACTCTCGCCGCTTTTCACCGTGCTGGCGACCGAAAACCCGATCGAATACGAGGGCACGTATCCGCTTCCCGAGGCACAGCTCGACCGTTTTCTGCTGAAGATCATCATCGATTATCCGCAGGAAGCGGACGAACGCGAGATCGTCGCCCGCTGGGACTCGGGATTTAACTCGCACCATTTGGAACAACTCGATATTCGCCCGCTTGAGGATGCTGCGGCCATCTCGCATTGCCGGCACGAGGTTCGAAATATGCGGATGGAGCCGGGCGTGCAGAAGTATATCGTCGATATCGTCCGCCGGACGCGAAGCCACCCGACGATACTCTATGGCGCGAGCCCGCGTGCCTCGATCGCACTGCTGCTGTGTTCAAAGGCGCTCGCCGCCATTCGCGGCCGCGATTTTCCGACGCCCGACGACGTCCGCGACATCGCTCGCCCGGTGCTCCGCCATAGGCTTGCCTTGCGGGCGGAGGCCGAGCTCGAGGGGGCGACGACCGACGCCGTTATTTCGGATATTCTGAAAACAATAGAAGTGCCGCGATAA
- the atpB gene encoding F0F1 ATP synthase subunit A has protein sequence MLLFAGEHPTPLIVEFVNYYIGEPLYNFQINYTKPIWDKFFSNFGTDAETMFGVYTPENAVPWYTIMFVIACILAVAVIGLLKGKLSGDDPQPGQMTLEAGYLAVANLVENVIGPHGMKYFPVIATFAVLVLISNLMGTFPLFMSPTASVNVTFALGIASFVYYNYVGISENGFLKHIGHLSGPKLPLLMAIFITPLIFSIELISNMIRPLTLGVRLFANLYADEQIYFQISNLYPPYTQILLPALLLVLAVFVAFVQTLVFTLLSSIYVSEVTHHHDDHGDHDEHAEGHVAAAHA, from the coding sequence ATGCTTTTATTTGCAGGTGAGCACCCGACACCGCTGATCGTCGAATTCGTCAATTACTATATCGGCGAGCCGCTCTATAATTTTCAGATCAATTACACCAAGCCCATCTGGGACAAGTTCTTCTCGAACTTTGGCACCGATGCGGAAACGATGTTCGGTGTTTATACCCCCGAGAACGCCGTTCCTTGGTACACGATAATGTTCGTCATCGCCTGTATTCTCGCGGTGGCGGTAATCGGACTACTGAAGGGCAAGCTCTCGGGCGACGATCCGCAGCCGGGCCAGATGACGCTCGAGGCGGGCTATCTTGCCGTTGCAAACTTGGTTGAGAACGTGATCGGGCCGCACGGGATGAAGTATTTCCCGGTCATCGCGACCTTTGCCGTGCTGGTGCTCATCTCGAACCTGATGGGTACGTTCCCGCTGTTCATGTCGCCGACGGCATCCGTCAACGTCACCTTTGCACTCGGTATCGCGTCGTTCGTCTATTATAACTACGTCGGTATAAGCGAGAATGGCTTTTTGAAGCATATCGGCCATCTTTCCGGCCCGAAGCTGCCGCTGCTGATGGCGATCTTTATCACTCCGCTGATCTTTTCGATCGAGCTTATCTCGAACATGATCCGGCCGCTGACGCTCGGCGTTCGCCTTTTCGCGAACCTTTACGCCGACGAGCAGATCTATTTCCAGATCTCAAATCTTTATCCGCCATACACGCAGATCTTGCTTCCGGCATTGTTGCTGGTATTGGCGGTCTTCGTCGCGTTTGTCCAGACGCTGGTCTTCACCCTGCTTTCGTCGATCTACGTTAGCGAGGTGACGCATCACCATGACGATCATGGCGACCACGACGAGCATGCCGAGGGCCACGTGGCCGCGGCGCATGCATAA
- a CDS encoding PEP/pyruvate-binding domain-containing protein, which translates to MRTLRAEHSCNFYLRRHAVSAVIFLAIAFATALPVAAQDVALEPAEIAEKFSLPRVGSAEDFAKVARTLHPETPYSLPHAMFFIDRKEGNRIYYADSNRYRFHKDFLLATYLVPRGADVFKPVYIDEDRRFIVGTVAFQRTVDKYTWEIWEGDMATAEHLKTAHEVINRTFFAAVAYKPNSTRQEDLSAGLGFPRVLQSEIIKNQEYVALNPGRAVGRIHVIEKLDDTVEIGENEILVLRELPMSLPPVRGIIVAKPSSPLSHVNILAKGWNIPNIYIKDADKLFKDKHSFVWELEATMTEYKFRPADTELLRTDFRSPDQQIPPVDMAVTKLTGLKEMRRTDSVAFGAKAANLGEIFHAKVPGITVPDGFSIPFFWYDKFMKDNGLDKVVEKLLEDYDFIHNPRYRKQKLEELQAAIQKGTIDPALRRQVFLRWKKQLGYAPVFVRSSSNAEDLPNFSGAGLYSSAFNIRTADQMLEGIKKVWGSLWNARAYESRVRNYVSQDDVYMSALIQVGVDMEKGGVLITKDPYNNVKGDAVYISSVCGHNSRVVNNSGIPEQILFLGETNSISVVTLSDQENALRFDARGDLKQVVDKCAGPNGRVVSDADVRRLVEAARVITAAFDSVPQDIEWGIMRGRIYVVQTRPYAD; encoded by the coding sequence ATGCGAACACTCCGGGCTGAACATTCCTGCAATTTTTATCTTAGACGGCACGCCGTTTCGGCCGTTATCTTTTTGGCCATTGCGTTTGCTACCGCGCTTCCCGTAGCGGCGCAGGACGTTGCCCTTGAACCGGCGGAGATCGCCGAAAAGTTTTCGCTCCCGCGCGTCGGCTCGGCCGAAGACTTTGCAAAGGTCGCCCGGACCCTCCACCCCGAAACGCCTTACTCGCTCCCGCACGCGATGTTCTTTATCGACCGCAAAGAAGGCAACCGGATCTACTACGCCGATTCGAACCGCTACCGCTTTCATAAAGATTTTCTGCTCGCGACATATTTAGTTCCGCGCGGTGCCGATGTCTTCAAACCGGTTTACATCGATGAGGACCGAAGATTCATCGTCGGGACGGTCGCCTTTCAGCGGACGGTCGATAAATACACCTGGGAGATCTGGGAAGGCGATATGGCGACCGCCGAGCACCTGAAAACGGCACACGAGGTCATCAACCGAACATTCTTTGCCGCTGTCGCGTACAAGCCGAATTCGACGCGGCAAGAAGATCTCTCGGCCGGGCTCGGGTTTCCGCGGGTGCTGCAGAGCGAGATAATTAAGAATCAGGAGTATGTTGCCCTTAATCCGGGCCGTGCCGTCGGGCGTATCCACGTCATCGAAAAGCTCGATGACACGGTCGAGATCGGGGAAAACGAGATCCTTGTGCTTCGCGAGCTACCGATGTCGCTGCCGCCGGTTCGCGGGATAATCGTTGCCAAGCCTTCGTCGCCGCTTTCGCACGTCAACATCCTTGCTAAGGGCTGGAACATTCCGAATATTTACATCAAGGACGCCGACAAGCTTTTTAAGGACAAGCATTCTTTCGTCTGGGAGCTTGAGGCGACGATGACCGAGTACAAGTTTCGCCCGGCCGATACCGAACTGCTCCGAACCGATTTCAGGTCGCCGGACCAGCAGATACCGCCGGTCGATATGGCCGTGACAAAGCTCACCGGCCTCAAGGAAATGCGGCGGACGGACAGCGTCGCCTTCGGTGCAAAGGCCGCAAATCTCGGCGAGATCTTTCACGCCAAAGTGCCTGGCATCACCGTCCCGGATGGCTTCTCGATCCCGTTCTTTTGGTACGACAAGTTCATGAAGGACAACGGCCTGGACAAGGTCGTTGAAAAGCTGCTCGAGGATTACGATTTCATCCACAACCCGCGTTACCGAAAGCAGAAACTCGAAGAACTTCAGGCCGCGATCCAGAAGGGCACGATCGACCCAGCACTTCGCCGGCAAGTGTTTTTGCGATGGAAAAAGCAGCTCGGTTACGCCCCCGTCTTTGTCCGCAGTTCGTCGAATGCCGAGGACCTGCCGAATTTTTCAGGTGCCGGGCTTTACTCGAGCGCGTTCAACATCCGCACCGCCGACCAGATGCTTGAAGGTATCAAGAAGGTCTGGGGTTCGCTCTGGAACGCACGGGCATATGAATCGCGCGTTCGTAACTACGTGAGCCAGGACGACGTTTATATGTCGGCCCTGATACAGGTCGGCGTCGATATGGAAAAAGGCGGCGTGCTCATCACCAAAGACCCTTACAACAACGTCAAAGGCGATGCCGTTTATATCAGCTCGGTCTGCGGACATAATTCGCGGGTGGTCAACAACAGCGGCATCCCGGAACAGATACTTTTCCTCGGCGAGACGAATTCCATCTCGGTCGTTACGCTCTCCGATCAGGAGAACGCACTTCGCTTTGATGCCCGCGGAGACCTGAAGCAGGTCGTGGACAAATGCGCCGGGCCGAACGGCCGTGTGGTCAGCGATGCCGATGTCCGGCGGCTGGTCGAAGCCGCACGGGTGATCACCGCGGCCTTTGATTCCGTGCCGCAGGATATAGAATGGGGCATAATGCGCGGTAGAATATACGTAGTTCAAACGCGGCCCTATGCCGATTAA
- the efp gene encoding elongation factor P, with the protein MAISATDMRKGMVILHEGAPVKVMDFHHHTPGNLRAMVQARLRNLLTGNSFEYRFRSNEALERIVLEQLKMEYLYSDGSHHHFMNQENYEQVALTEEELGDAAQWLMPGLTIEVEFYNGTPIGVELPASMELTVTTTEPQLKGATASNSNKPATLENGVTLMVPPFVAEGEKIKVNPTESRYMERVK; encoded by the coding sequence ATGGCAATTTCAGCAACCGACATGAGAAAAGGCATGGTGATCCTCCACGAAGGGGCACCGGTTAAGGTGATGGACTTTCATCACCACACGCCCGGCAATCTGCGGGCGATGGTTCAGGCGCGGCTTCGTAACTTGCTCACGGGCAATTCGTTCGAGTACCGCTTTCGCTCGAATGAGGCGCTCGAGCGCATCGTTCTTGAGCAGCTAAAGATGGAGTATCTTTATTCTGACGGCTCGCATCACCACTTCATGAACCAGGAGAATTATGAGCAGGTGGCGCTGACCGAAGAAGAACTCGGCGACGCGGCCCAGTGGCTAATGCCAGGCCTGACGATCGAGGTCGAGTTTTACAACGGCACACCGATCGGCGTTGAGCTTCCGGCCTCGATGGAGCTGACCGTCACCACTACCGAACCGCAGCTCAAAGGTGCGACCGCCTCAAACTCAAACAAGCCAGCAACGCTCGAAAACGGCGTAACGCTAATGGTGCCGCCCTTCGTCGCCGAGGGCGAAAAGATCAAGGTCAACCCCACAGAATCGCGGTATATGGAAAGGGTCAAGTAG
- a CDS encoding AtpZ/AtpI family protein: MIKNFLDSDLPDPVEEKKARTREPEVLGIFGMEPELDEPRRTEPSIEIPHEDEPAYERREPSEPPTPTVLLPYEPPTAGESIRMSGLAWSVGITFFGSILFMLVIGWLADTLLGSAPWGIVVGVVIGSVIGFVQLFRINREIFRRNAPPPETTSLFSADEPAKTPEPAPPIMLPPAETAPEDPPRPDYLPRED, encoded by the coding sequence ATGATCAAGAATTTTCTCGATAGCGACCTGCCCGATCCGGTGGAGGAGAAAAAGGCCCGCACCCGCGAGCCCGAAGTGCTCGGCATTTTTGGCATGGAGCCTGAGCTTGATGAGCCTCGGCGGACCGAGCCCTCCATCGAGATACCGCACGAAGACGAACCTGCTTACGAACGCCGTGAGCCCTCGGAACCACCAACACCAACAGTCCTTTTACCTTACGAACCGCCGACCGCAGGCGAGAGCATTCGAATGTCCGGCCTTGCATGGTCCGTCGGCATTACGTTCTTTGGCTCGATACTTTTTATGCTGGTCATTGGCTGGCTGGCCGATACGCTACTCGGGAGTGCTCCGTGGGGCATCGTTGTCGGCGTAGTGATCGGCTCGGTCATCGGGTTTGTCCAGCTCTTTCGCATCAATCGTGAGATCTTCCGCCGGAATGCACCTCCGCCCGAGACGACATCACTTTTTTCGGCCGATGAGCCCGCGAAAACGCCCGAGCCCGCTCCGCCGATCATGCTTCCGCCCGCCGAAACCGCACCCGAAGACCCACCCCGCCCGGACTATCTGCCGCGCGAGGATTGA
- a CDS encoding tetratricopeptide repeat protein: protein MKKISLVIIAGSLFAAGCNSGTADTSTADNTANAPLRAEKMEPTTQHTFENMPEKPVGPVKPTGGKWSANGDPIDTTDLDKAIADAEKNLKAKPNDTAAKAAAVDAYYERGFALTEARQYAAALGDYRRALKIDPNHEDSKTWQQQIIGIYEMMKKDYPKPGEEPAPLPFKKEGA from the coding sequence ATGAAGAAGATCTCTTTGGTCATTATTGCAGGTTCTCTCTTTGCCGCCGGTTGCAATTCCGGAACGGCCGACACTTCCACAGCGGACAACACCGCGAACGCACCGCTGCGTGCCGAGAAAATGGAACCGACGACGCAGCATACTTTCGAGAACATGCCGGAGAAACCGGTTGGGCCAGTCAAGCCGACCGGCGGGAAATGGAGCGCAAATGGCGACCCGATAGACACAACCGATCTTGACAAGGCCATCGCCGATGCCGAAAAGAATCTCAAGGCCAAGCCGAACGACACGGCCGCAAAGGCCGCCGCGGTCGATGCCTATTACGAACGCGGATTTGCGCTGACCGAGGCTCGGCAATATGCCGCGGCCCTCGGCGATTACCGCCGGGCCCTGAAGATCGACCCGAACCACGAGGATTCGAAAACCTGGCAGCAACAGATCATCGGCATCTACGAGATGATGAAAAAGGACTATCCGAAACCGGGCGAAGAACCCGCACCGCTGCCGTTCAAGAAAGAAGGAGCGTAA